A single window of Priestia filamentosa DNA harbors:
- a CDS encoding lipoate--protein ligase family protein, giving the protein MTEVWRFINWSKHSPYYNMALDEALLDWHSEGKIPPTIRFYGWDPATLSIGYFQKAEKEVNFEEVRKRGLGFVRRPTGGRGVLHDDELTYSVIVSEQHKSMPHTVTEAYRVISEGLLEGFRALGLDAYFAIPRTEEEKEGLKNPRSSVCFDAPSWYELVVEGRKVAGSAQTRQKGVILQHGSILLSIDEEALFSMFHYPSERVKERMRKSFRNKAVAVNDVAGRIVSIEEANEAFKRGFEKGLNIKLEEYILSEEEEAYVKKLALDKYAKDEWNYRR; this is encoded by the coding sequence AACATTCACCGTATTATAATATGGCTCTTGATGAAGCTTTACTTGATTGGCATAGTGAAGGCAAAATTCCACCAACTATTCGTTTTTATGGATGGGACCCAGCAACTTTATCAATCGGTTATTTTCAAAAAGCAGAAAAAGAAGTGAATTTTGAAGAAGTAAGAAAACGCGGACTTGGATTTGTAAGACGGCCAACAGGTGGTAGAGGCGTTCTACACGATGATGAGCTCACGTATAGCGTTATTGTATCTGAGCAACACAAAAGCATGCCACATACGGTTACAGAAGCATACAGAGTAATTTCAGAAGGTCTCTTAGAAGGATTTCGCGCGCTTGGTTTAGACGCTTACTTTGCAATTCCACGAACAGAAGAAGAAAAAGAAGGATTAAAAAATCCAAGATCTTCAGTTTGTTTTGATGCTCCTTCATGGTACGAACTTGTTGTGGAAGGACGTAAAGTAGCTGGAAGTGCGCAAACTCGTCAAAAAGGGGTCATTCTTCAACATGGTTCTATCTTGCTTTCAATTGATGAGGAAGCGCTTTTTAGCATGTTCCATTATCCAAGTGAACGTGTGAAAGAGAGAATGAGAAAATCTTTTCGTAATAAAGCAGTTGCAGTAAATGATGTAGCTGGACGGATTGTTTCAATTGAGGAGGCAAATGAGGCTTTTAAAAGAGGTTTTGAAAAAGGATTGAACATTAAATTAGAAGAATACATCCTTTCAGAAGAAGAAGAAGCCTACGTTAAAAAATTAGCTTTGGATAAATATGCTAAAGATGAATGGAATTACCGTAGATAA